A single window of Falco peregrinus isolate bFalPer1 chromosome 11, bFalPer1.pri, whole genome shotgun sequence DNA harbors:
- the SDE2 gene encoding splicing regulator SDE2 yields MALLVRDPLAPRARPWPLPPGGGSVRRLRRDRARALNIPEESLYVKCNGRLVSDEDVLQNGAVYSLEPRLCGGKGGFGSMLRALGAQIEKTTNREACRDLSGRRLRDVNHEKAMAEWVKQQAEREAEKEQRRLERLQRKLAEPKHCFTNPDYQQQCHEMAERLEDSVLKGLQATSSKIVSPESGDSRKRPGESGKNGAKPRKRKCFWLGLEGLDDCDSSDCEDESEDDSPHASDGSCPSGSRYDENAGNTNECSGSSVDSVDDSPGTSATEKPLEQPDGTGRDLQGEACTGGQTEIPAEENGKMAKPPKEEAQEKNEVTQALKEEEQENVSSKAQETNQLQSTEVEPIDLLAFNSAVEMEALGLDQLKMQLMSLGLKCGGTLKERAARLFSVRGLSRDQIDPALFAKPSKGKKK; encoded by the exons ATGGCGCTGCTGGTGCGGGACCCGCTGGCTCCGCGGGCGCGGCCCTGGCCGCTGCCGCCCGGCGGGGGCTCCGTGCGCCGCCTCCGCCGCGACCGCGCTCGGGCGTTG AATATTCCTGAAGAAAGCTTGTATGTGAAATGTAATGGACGACTGGTTAGTGATGAAGACGTATTGCAGAATGGAGCCGTTTACAGCCTGGAACCAAGACTTTGTGGTGGCAAAGGAG gaTTTGGATCTATGCTGCGAGCACTTGGTGCTCAGATTGAGAAGACAACAAATAGAGAGGCTTGCCGAGATCTCAGTGGAAGGAGACTTCGAGATGTCAATCATGAAAAAGC GATGGCTGAATGGGTGAAGCAGCAAGCAGAACgggaagcagaaaaagagcaaaggCGCTTGGAAAGGCTGCAGCGGAAACTTGCCGAGCCAAAGCACTGTTTCACAAATCCGGACTACCAGCAGCAGTGCCATGAAATGGCTGAGCGACTGGAAGATTCTGTCCTTAAAG GATTGCAGGCTACTTCAAGCAAAATAGTGTCACCAGAAAGTGGTGATAGTAGGAAGCGTCCAGGTGAATCTGGAAAGAATGGAGCAAAACCTcgaaaaagaaagtgtttttg GCTGGGATTGGAAGGATTGGATGATTGTGACAGTTCAGACTGTGAAGATGAGAGTGAAGATGATTCCCCTCATGCATCTGATGGAAGTTGTCCATCAGGCAGCAGATACGATGAAAATGCTGGCAATACAAATGAATGttcaggcagctctgtggattCGGTAGACGATAGTCCAGGTACCAGTGCAACTGAGAAACCACTAGAGCAGCCAGATGGTACTGGAAGAGATCTGCAAGGAGAAGCATGCACAGGTGGGCAAACCGAAAttccagctgaagaaaatggtaAAATGGCAAAGCCCCCAAAGGAAGAGGCCCAAGAAAAGAATGAAGTAACCCAGGCTCTGAAAGAAGAGGagcaagaaaatgtttcttctaaGGCACAGGAAACGAACCAGTTACAGAGCACA gaGGTGGAACCAATAGACCTACTGGCATTCAACTCCGCTGTTGAAATGGAAGCCCTGGGTTTAGATCAGCTGAAGATGCAATTGATGTCTTTAGGACTGAAATGTGGAGGCACTTTAAAGGAAAGAGCAGCAaggcttttttcagtgagaGGTCTGTCTAGAGACCAGATTGATCCTGCCTTATTTGCAAAGCCctctaaagggaaaaaaaagtga
- the LOC101919098 gene encoding left-right determination factor 2: protein MDVGFARMLCMLCLVITVQAFNQEGFKEVLLKQLGLSEVPKLHKRDLVDLVIPDHVKNKYISMLKRHRVKRRALPSLAGILRGIPGNAEVPSSDTTMRQNLIFDMEGRIPENSEVAMAELKLFKKPLDRANLPAKQSHRPVSNARVSVYWVQRQHDGTNRTSLIDSRLIPIRESGWKNFDVTPAVHYWLRNKRREPMFLEVWIEGERVGSHALEMAKAVRFTSQDPKDKALGKPELVLYTLNLEDYGGPGDCKEEAVTAKSTCCRQKHYVNFRELTWMQYWIIEPAGYQAYRCSGGCLQPPSPLRHFGYGERTCAVVESSPLPMMYLVKRGNRTEIEAAEFPNMIVEKCSCVMDGMALV, encoded by the exons ATGGACGTGGGGTTCGCCCGGATGCTCTGCATGCTCTGCCTGGTCATCACGGTCCAAGCGTTTAACCAGGAAGGGTTCAAGGAGGTGTTGCTGAAGCAGCTGGGGCTCTCCGAGGTCCCTAAACTTCATAAGAGAGACTTGGTGGACCTGGTTATCCCAGACCACGTAAAGAACAAATACATCTCCATGCTGAAGCGCCACAGGGTGAAGCGGCGAGCTTTGCCGAGCCTGGCTGGCATCCTCAGGGGGATTCCTGGCAATGCAG AAGTCCCCTCCTCTGACACCACCATGCGCCAGAACCTGATCTTTGACATGGAGGGCAGAATACCTGAAAACAGCGAAGTGGCAATGGCTGAactgaaacttttcaaaaagCCTCTGGACAGAGCCAACCTGCCTGCCAAGCAGTCTCACAGGCCCGTCTCCAACGCCAGAGTCAGCGTGTACTGGGTGCAACGGCAGCACGATGGGACCAACAGGACCTCCCTGATAGACTCCAG GCTGATTCCTATACGTGAGTCGGGCTGGAAGAACTTTGATGTGACGCCCGCCGTGCATTACTGGCTGAGAAACAAGCGGCGTGAGCCAATGTTCCTGGAGGTCTGGATTGAAGGAGAAAGGGTAGGCAGCCATGCCTTGGAAATGGCCAAAGCCGTGCGTTTCACCTCTCAGGACCCCAAGGATAAAGCCCTAGGCAAACCTGAACTGGTGCTTTACACCCTCAACTTGGAAGACTATGG GGGCCCTGGGGACTGCAAGGAGGAGGCGGTGACAGCAAAATCCACCTGCTGCCGGCAGAAACACTATGTCAACTTCCGTGAGCTCACCTGGATGCAGTACTGGATCATTGAGCCCGCAGGGTACCAGGCTTACCGGTGCTCAGGGGgttgcctgcagccccccagcccgctGCGGCACTTTGGCTACGGGGAGCGCACCTGTGCCGTGGTGGAGAGCTCCCCGCTCCCCATGATGTACCTTGTCAAGAGGGGCAACCGCACGGAGATCGAAGCAGCCGAGTTTCCCAACATGATCGTTGAGAAGTGCAGCTGCGTCATGGACGGCATGGCACTGGTGTGA